In a single window of the Photobacterium profundum SS9 genome:
- a CDS encoding putative adenosine monophosphate-protein transferase Fic, whose protein sequence is MIDKYGVSHDPDCYPNTSVLINRLSITDEDTLALAERDFTKVRAEHFEPEFEQFNLQYLCKIHFTLFQDLYRWAGKIRSVDITKGQTRFCHVHNIERETERLFIQLNNDNLLRNLPFDAFIKRISHYYCELNVIHPFREGNGRVQRIFFEILAINAGYEICWEGINLKEWVDANQAGYFGDLHPLEKLFERITVYIDVQQGYKEHWTDSPR, encoded by the coding sequence ATGATAGATAAGTATGGTGTTAGTCATGATCCCGATTGTTACCCAAATACATCGGTATTGATTAACCGTTTATCGATTACTGACGAAGACACTCTTGCCTTGGCTGAAAGAGATTTCACAAAAGTGCGAGCAGAGCATTTTGAGCCTGAATTCGAGCAATTTAACCTACAATACCTCTGTAAAATTCACTTCACTTTATTTCAAGATCTGTACCGTTGGGCTGGTAAAATTCGCAGTGTCGATATTACGAAAGGACAAACACGTTTTTGCCATGTTCATAATATAGAACGTGAAACAGAACGTCTTTTTATCCAGCTTAACAATGATAATTTACTGCGTAATTTACCGTTCGATGCCTTCATTAAACGTATCTCCCATTATTACTGCGAGCTTAATGTTATCCACCCATTTCGTGAAGGTAATGGAAGGGTACAGCGGATATTTTTTGAAATTCTAGCCATCAACGCGGGCTATGAAATTTGTTGGGAAGGCATCAACTTAAAAGAATGGGTTGATGCCAATCAAGCGGGATACTTTGGTGACTTGCATCCTTTAGAAAAACTATTTGAACGAATTACGGTATATATAGATGTTCAACAAGGCTATAAAGAACATTGGACCGATAGCCCTCGTTAG
- a CDS encoding DUF2301 domain-containing membrane protein codes for MIQGSGLFAAVWLISGLWQPLALGAALFAFSALAIKEYFCFQLKILMLTPIALAGFWFCLVFGQEHISIAFSMSGAILLAVTAFSKWRMPLHFDIGDKTRYQV; via the coding sequence ATAATTCAAGGCAGTGGCTTATTTGCAGCAGTATGGTTAATTTCAGGCTTATGGCAACCTTTAGCATTAGGGGCGGCGCTGTTTGCATTTAGTGCATTAGCGATTAAAGAATACTTCTGCTTTCAACTAAAAATATTAATGCTAACACCTATTGCGCTTGCGGGCTTTTGGTTCTGCCTCGTGTTCGGACAAGAACATATTAGTATTGCTTTTAGCATGTCTGGTGCAATTTTACTGGCGGTTACGGCTTTCTCTAAATGGCGTATGCCACTGCATTTCGATATTGGCGACAAGACGCGTTACCAAGTATAA
- a CDS encoding YhfG family protein, whose product MQKEAHMLKAETTENTESKLTTDQMRKQFKRLSSRNYKASLQLEGFDVEPTKRETKSTQSEKEQIESLIRYYDR is encoded by the coding sequence ATGCAAAAAGAAGCGCATATGCTAAAAGCTGAAACGACGGAAAATACCGAATCAAAGCTAACAACAGATCAAATGCGTAAACAATTTAAGCGGTTATCTTCACGTAACTACAAGGCAAGCCTTCAATTGGAAGGGTTTGATGTAGAGCCGACAAAACGTGAAACTAAGAGCACTCAATCGGAAAAAGAACAGATAGAAAGTTTGATACGATATTATGATAGATAA
- a CDS encoding IS630 family transposase (programmed frameshift): protein MDSLNNIDFKSLASKQTSIQMKMRFLALAHFQDGHSRTQIAKYLKVSRTSVNKWIQVFLEEGLDGLKEKPRTGRPSFLSHQERQLLAKYIEENAAKPDGGRLTGHDIHNYITQTFGKAYHPDYIYILLKKMGFSWITSRSKHPKQCDKIQDDFKKIFKMKTILKIPGHIGLESVDVWFQDEARFGQQNTTTRVWAKTGTRPRVIKQQQFEYAYLFGSVCPSRGIGEAIVVPWSNKDAMKLHLQQVSSATEKGRHAVVIMDGAGWHTEDTAHSFHNISIIKLPPYSPELNSIEQVWSWMRQHHLANQAFKDYDEILDKVCSAWNSFLSDTKRVTRMCARSWISLTS, encoded by the exons ATGGATAGCCTTAATAATATCGACTTTAAATCCCTTGCCAGCAAACAAACATCTATCCAGATGAAAATGCGCTTTTTAGCACTGGCTCACTTCCAAGATGGCCATTCACGCACTCAAATTGCTAAGTACCTAAAGGTAAGCCGTACCAGTGTAAACAAATGGATTCAGGTTTTTCTTGAAGAGGGACTCGACGGACTAAAGGAAAAACCTCGTACCGGACGCCCTTCTTTTCTCTCTCATCAAGAAAGGCAACTGCTCGCCAAGTACATTGAAGAAAACGCGGCTAAACCTGATGGTGGCAGACTCACAGGTCATGATATTCATAACTACATCACGCAGACATTTGGCAAAGCATACCACCCAGACTACATTTATATATTGCTCAAAAAAATGGGTTTTTCATGGATAACCTCCCGCTCAAAGCACCCTAAGCAGTGCGATAAAATCCAAGACGATTTTAAAAAAAT ATTTAAAATGAAAACTATCCTCAAGATCCCAGGTCACATAGGGCTTGAGAGTGTTGATGTTTGGTTTCAAGATGAAGCACGATTCGGCCAACAGAACACCACAACAAGGGTTTGGGCAAAGACAGGAACGCGTCCGCGCGTCATCAAACAGCAGCAGTTTGAATATGCGTATCTCTTTGGTTCTGTTTGTCCTAGCCGAGGCATTGGAGAAGCCATCGTTGTTCCTTGGAGCAATAAAGATGCGATGAAACTGCATCTTCAGCAAGTATCAAGTGCGACAGAAAAAGGCAGGCATGCCGTTGTGATAATGGATGGTGCAGGATGGCATACCGAAGATACGGCACATAGTTTTCATAATATCAGTATCATAAAGCTTCCTCCCTATTCACCAGAGCTCAATTCAATAGAACAAGTTTGGAGTTGGATGAGGCAACACCATTTAGCGAACCAAGCTTTTAAAGATTATGATGAGATTCTTGATAAGGTGTGCAGTGCTTGGAATAGCTTTCTTAGTGACACGAAAAGAGTAACGAGGATGTGCGCAAGAAGCTGGATTAGCCTGACCAGTTAA
- a CDS encoding D-alanine--D-alanine ligase has protein sequence MSSIHVLLLCGGGSAEHEVSLVSANYIEQQLKNIEGVSYTRVEMKTEGWFDANNALCQLNLDRTLQVGDDKTPINYVIPCVHGYPGETGDLQSFLEMAGLPYLGCDAESSTNCFNKITTKLWFDALNIPNTPYIFLSENDAAAHELAAKAFDDWGKVFVKAASQGSSVGCYSVANKDELAEAVNNAFTYSNQVLIEKTIKPRELEIAAYQYGDELVISKPGEVACPEDKFYSYEEKYSTDSHSVTTVEAENLTDEQVELIREYALKAFTQMKLKDLSRIDFFLSEDNEILLNEINTFPGMTPISMFPKMLEHHGHSFAGFIETAIKTAAK, from the coding sequence ATGAGCTCGATCCATGTTTTATTACTCTGCGGCGGTGGTAGTGCTGAACACGAAGTTTCTCTCGTATCAGCTAATTATATCGAGCAACAATTAAAAAACATTGAAGGTGTGTCTTACACCCGTGTTGAAATGAAAACGGAAGGTTGGTTTGATGCGAATAATGCATTGTGCCAGCTAAATCTCGATCGTACGCTTCAAGTTGGCGACGATAAAACACCGATTAATTACGTTATTCCATGTGTTCACGGTTACCCTGGTGAAACGGGTGATTTACAATCATTCTTAGAAATGGCAGGCCTGCCTTATTTGGGCTGTGATGCTGAATCTAGCACGAATTGTTTTAATAAGATCACCACTAAATTGTGGTTTGACGCACTAAACATACCGAATACGCCTTATATCTTCTTAAGTGAAAATGACGCAGCTGCACACGAATTAGCGGCGAAAGCATTTGATGACTGGGGCAAGGTCTTTGTTAAGGCGGCCTCTCAGGGGTCATCGGTAGGTTGTTACAGTGTCGCAAATAAAGATGAGCTGGCAGAAGCGGTAAACAATGCGTTTACCTACTCTAATCAAGTGCTGATTGAAAAAACAATTAAGCCGCGTGAATTAGAAATCGCAGCATATCAATACGGTGATGAGCTGGTTATCTCAAAGCCTGGTGAAGTTGCTTGTCCTGAAGATAAGTTCTACAGCTACGAAGAGAAATACAGTACTGATAGCCATTCAGTTACAACGGTCGAAGCTGAAAACTTAACTGATGAACAAGTTGAGTTAATTCGCGAATATGCGCTTAAAGCTTTTACCCAGATGAAATTGAAAGATCTTTCTCGTATTGATTTCTTCCTGAGTGAAGATAACGAAATCTTACTGAATGAAATTAATACATTCCCAGGTATGACGCCAATCTCAATGTTCCCTAAAATGCTAGAGCATCATGGGCATAGCTTTGCAGGGTTTATCGAAACAGCGATCAAAACTGCTGCTAAGTAA
- a CDS encoding sugar O-acetyltransferase — MNELEKMRSGLLYDGNDASIDTLRQQSELLIIQLRSSPSSQHQVLLKLLLGSLGDNSVIRMPFSCEFGKTIHIGSSTFLNAGIVMLDNADIYIGDNVLIGPSTQFFTPTHSLDHESRRRWESWCKPITVENDVWIGGNVSICQGVTIGARSVVAAGSVVTHDVPPDTLVGGTPAKVIRPINSSDAAI; from the coding sequence ATGAATGAATTAGAGAAAATGCGCTCAGGGTTGCTATACGATGGTAACGATGCCTCAATTGATACTTTGCGTCAGCAATCAGAGTTACTGATTATTCAGCTACGATCGTCGCCTTCATCTCAACACCAAGTATTATTGAAATTGTTACTCGGTTCTTTGGGAGATAACTCAGTAATACGCATGCCTTTCAGCTGCGAGTTTGGTAAAACCATTCATATTGGTAGCAGCACTTTTCTTAATGCTGGTATCGTGATGCTAGATAATGCCGATATTTATATTGGCGATAATGTGTTAATTGGCCCATCGACGCAGTTTTTTACGCCAACACACTCACTCGATCATGAATCTCGTCGACGATGGGAGTCGTGGTGTAAGCCAATTACTGTCGAAAATGATGTTTGGATTGGTGGTAATGTATCGATCTGTCAGGGTGTCACCATTGGTGCTCGTTCAGTCGTCGCGGCTGGTAGTGTTGTTACACATGATGTTCCGCCTGATACACTCGTTGGTGGTACGCCAGCGAAGGTTATTCGACCAATCAATAGTAGTGATGCAGCTATATAA
- a CDS encoding bifunctional acetate--CoA ligase family protein/GNAT family N-acetyltransferase yields MNGLDKLLKPKSITVIGASDNPNRAGNIVIRNLLAGSFHGPIMPVTPKYDAVAGVLAYPTIDSLPRIPDLAILCTNAHRNADIIDQLGKKGVKFAIVLAAGMNLTVSSKGETEEAKMYNIAKQHGMRIVGPNSMGLILPWLNLNASFSPISANKGNIAFISQSAAVCTTILDWAKNKSIGFSTFLSLGDACDVNFAELLDYLCRDSKTEAILLYVDSIKDARRFMSAARAAARNRRILVLKSGRTEAGSAAAHLHTGGEIGLDAVYDAAIRRSGMLRVHNTHELFAAVETLAHSVPLRGERLAIITNGGGPAIMAVDALSDRGGKLAVLSNKTIEKLSDVLPSCWSHANPVDIIGDADITRYEKAVNVLLDCDDFDALLIMHSPSAIAPGNKTAQRLTEVLAAHPRTKRFNVLTNWSGENEAAQSRKIFAEAGFPAYRTPESAISAFMHLVEYRRNQKQLMETPISFGDTSIVSGENKRNPRHVHDVLNHLLAQDITHLETHEVRPVLESYGFKTLPTWIASDPAEAVHIAEQIGYPVAIKLRSPDIRHKSEVHGVLLHLRTADEVANGAQAILDRVSMNYPSARIDGLLVQRMASRSGAQELRVSVHNDSVFGPVILMGEDAAAWNIHKDAAVAIPPLNMALARYMVINAIKTGKIRQRSSLEQIDIPALCNLLVKISQLIIDCPEIVDFDIHPLLASGTDMTVIDASMTLHPFSGDKQARLAIRPYPKEHEESFTLKDGRKILVRPILPEDEPKHKDFISHVSVDDLYKRFFSDVGEFNHEALANFTQIDYDREMAFVATSLITNDEGKPEEIIIGVTRALSDPENVESEFAILVRSDLKGVGLGRILMEKIIRYCTQSGVKRITGMTMPSNRGMIMLAQKVGFEIDVQMADGVVEMLLPLVTDTPA; encoded by the coding sequence ATGAACGGATTGGATAAACTGCTTAAGCCAAAATCCATTACCGTTATTGGTGCATCAGATAACCCAAATAGAGCAGGTAATATTGTTATTCGTAATTTGCTCGCAGGAAGTTTTCATGGACCGATAATGCCCGTTACGCCAAAGTATGATGCCGTTGCCGGCGTGCTTGCTTATCCTACTATTGATAGCCTTCCCCGAATTCCCGATCTCGCGATACTTTGCACCAATGCGCATCGTAATGCCGATATTATTGATCAGCTGGGTAAAAAAGGCGTGAAATTCGCTATCGTCTTAGCAGCAGGTATGAATCTAACTGTTTCTTCAAAAGGTGAAACTGAAGAAGCAAAAATGTATAACATCGCCAAGCAACACGGAATGCGTATTGTTGGCCCTAATAGTATGGGGCTAATATTACCTTGGTTGAATTTGAATGCATCCTTTTCCCCTATTTCAGCCAACAAAGGTAACATTGCATTTATCTCTCAATCTGCTGCAGTTTGCACCACGATTCTTGATTGGGCGAAAAACAAAAGCATTGGATTTTCTACTTTTCTTTCGCTGGGTGATGCGTGTGATGTCAATTTTGCAGAGTTGCTTGATTACTTGTGTAGAGACAGTAAAACCGAAGCCATTTTATTGTATGTCGACTCAATAAAAGACGCTCGTCGCTTTATGTCTGCAGCACGAGCGGCTGCACGAAACCGTAGAATTCTGGTATTAAAAAGTGGCAGAACAGAAGCTGGCAGTGCAGCAGCACACCTACATACTGGCGGTGAAATTGGGCTTGATGCGGTATATGATGCGGCTATTCGACGCTCAGGTATGTTACGCGTACACAATACCCACGAGTTATTCGCAGCAGTAGAAACATTAGCGCACTCAGTGCCGTTACGTGGTGAACGACTCGCCATCATCACCAATGGTGGCGGGCCCGCAATTATGGCGGTAGATGCCTTATCTGATCGTGGTGGAAAACTGGCAGTGTTAAGCAATAAAACCATCGAGAAGTTATCAGACGTTTTACCCTCTTGCTGGTCACATGCAAACCCCGTCGATATTATTGGCGACGCTGATATCACACGATATGAAAAAGCAGTCAATGTATTGTTAGACTGCGATGATTTCGATGCGTTATTAATCATGCATTCACCATCAGCGATTGCTCCTGGTAATAAAACAGCACAACGTTTAACGGAAGTATTAGCAGCTCACCCTCGCACTAAGCGCTTTAATGTACTTACCAATTGGTCGGGTGAAAACGAAGCAGCACAATCGCGTAAAATTTTTGCTGAAGCGGGCTTTCCTGCTTATCGCACCCCAGAAAGTGCTATTTCAGCTTTCATGCACTTAGTCGAATACCGACGAAATCAAAAACAATTGATGGAAACGCCTATTTCATTTGGTGATACATCAATTGTATCGGGTGAAAACAAACGTAACCCACGCCACGTTCACGATGTATTGAACCACTTGCTAGCACAAGACATCACCCATTTAGAAACACATGAAGTACGCCCTGTACTTGAAAGCTATGGCTTTAAAACACTACCAACATGGATTGCGTCTGACCCTGCTGAAGCCGTGCATATTGCAGAACAAATTGGTTACCCCGTTGCTATTAAACTTCGCTCACCAGATATTCGCCATAAATCAGAAGTACACGGTGTGTTGCTGCACTTGCGCACTGCCGATGAAGTAGCCAATGGCGCACAAGCTATTTTAGATCGCGTCTCAATGAATTACCCGAGTGCACGTATTGATGGCTTATTAGTACAGCGCATGGCAAGCCGCTCTGGCGCACAGGAATTACGTGTTTCTGTTCACAATGATTCGGTGTTTGGCCCTGTTATTTTAATGGGTGAAGATGCTGCTGCGTGGAATATTCACAAAGATGCCGCTGTTGCGATTCCTCCTTTGAATATGGCGTTAGCCCGCTATATGGTTATCAATGCAATTAAAACGGGCAAAATCAGACAACGCAGTAGCCTTGAACAAATTGATATTCCTGCACTGTGTAATTTATTGGTGAAGATATCGCAGCTAATCATCGATTGCCCTGAAATCGTCGATTTTGATATTCACCCACTGTTAGCATCGGGCACTGATATGACAGTGATTGATGCATCAATGACGTTACATCCGTTCAGTGGCGACAAACAAGCACGCTTGGCTATTCGCCCATACCCCAAAGAACACGAAGAATCATTTACCTTAAAAGATGGGCGTAAAATATTAGTAAGGCCAATCTTGCCTGAAGACGAACCCAAGCATAAAGATTTCATCTCGCATGTGTCTGTTGACGATTTATATAAGCGCTTCTTTTCAGATGTTGGCGAATTTAACCATGAAGCATTAGCCAATTTCACCCAAATTGATTACGACAGAGAAATGGCATTCGTCGCCACCAGCCTAATCACCAACGATGAAGGAAAACCAGAAGAAATTATCATTGGTGTTACTCGCGCTTTATCGGATCCTGAAAATGTCGAGTCTGAATTTGCGATCTTAGTAAGATCTGATTTGAAAGGCGTAGGATTAGGACGGATCTTAATGGAGAAAATCATCCGTTATTGCACACAGAGTGGTGTTAAAAGAATAACAGGAATGACGATGCCTTCTAACCGAGGCATGATAATGCTCGCCCAAAAGGTTGGTTTTGAGATTGACGTTCAAATGGCTGATGGCGTTGTTGAAATGCTCTTACCATTAGTAACCGATACACCAGCATAG
- a CDS encoding SPOR domain-containing protein — protein MKKIAVLAVVTVLAGCASDSETMQLTTSSSEEVYSAEQIAMMDHLQEAKVEKTTEDTTVAYTEEAISEPVNPVKKPKKTVYKYANVTNQGYTIQVLALSHNQNFTTYMNKLPSNQPVWMNKKELQGLPWYTLLYGQFDSRAQAKRFLNALPQDVKDYGPFIRSLDEIKASATPKLSRLN, from the coding sequence ATGAAAAAAATAGCTGTTTTAGCCGTAGTTACGGTATTAGCGGGTTGTGCATCAGATTCAGAAACAATGCAACTGACGACGTCTTCGTCTGAAGAGGTGTATTCAGCAGAGCAAATTGCAATGATGGATCATCTGCAAGAAGCAAAAGTTGAAAAAACAACGGAAGATACAACCGTTGCATACACAGAAGAAGCTATTTCTGAGCCAGTAAATCCAGTAAAAAAACCTAAAAAAACGGTTTATAAGTACGCGAATGTAACTAATCAAGGTTACACCATTCAAGTGCTAGCATTGAGTCATAATCAAAATTTCACGACTTATATGAATAAGCTTCCGTCGAACCAACCAGTATGGATGAATAAAAAAGAGCTGCAGGGATTACCGTGGTACACCTTATTGTATGGACAATTTGATAGCCGTGCACAAGCTAAGCGTTTTCTTAATGCATTACCGCAAGACGTTAAAGATTATGGCCCCTTTATTCGTAGCCTCGATGAGATTAAAGCATCAGCTACACCAAAACTTTCCCGTTTGAATTAA